A region of Argentina anserina chromosome 5, drPotAnse1.1, whole genome shotgun sequence DNA encodes the following proteins:
- the LOC126794964 gene encoding phosphoglycerate mutase-like protein AT74H isoform X3 produces the protein MAMNHPCFSASLFSFPKNATLSTPIQFSQQRINGCNIIQACAIPRDTIEHSGNGYSSFPQKHYSNRETAGTSTSTNKAPPPRPRRIILVRHGQSEGNVDEGVYTRVSDPKIGLTEKGVADAETCGRKIREMLEEDQVHNWKVYFYVSPYKRTVDTLKGLGKAFERSRIAGMREEPRLREQDFGNFQDREKMRVEKAIRMRYGRFFYRFPNGESAADVYDRITGFRETLKSDIDVGRFQPPGQRNQNINLVIVSHGLTLRVFLMRWYKWTVEHFERLNNFSNGSMVVMERGYGGSLSMHHTEEELREFGLSDEMLTDQEWQKYAKPGELNYDCPTINSFFTHFGEDDDGAAKDQRLDHPKKRRRAIYDE, from the exons ATGGCAATGAATCATCCATGCTTTTCTGCGTCCTTGTTTTCCTTCCCCAAAAATGCAACTCTTTCTACGCCTATCCAATTTTCTCAACAAAGGATTAATGGCTGCAATATAATCCAAGCCTGTGCAATCCCTAGGGATACCATTGAACATTCTGGTAATGGCTATTCTAGTTTTCCTCAAAAGCATTACTCCAATAGAGAGACAGCAGGTACTAGTACTAGTACCAACAAAGCTCCACCTCCAAGGCCCCGCCGGATAATCTTGGTTCGGCATGGACAGAGTGAAGGAAATGTGGATGAAGGTGTTTATACAAGAGTTTCTGATCCAAAGATTGGATTGACAGAGAAAGGTGTGGCTGATGCTGAGACATGTGGGAGGAAGATAAGGGAGATGCTTGAGGAAGACCAAGTGCATAATTGGAAGGTTTATTTTTATGTGTCTCCTTATAAAAGAACAGTTGACACACTCAAGGGTTTAGGGAAAGCATTTGAGCGATCAAGAATTGCTGGGATGAGAGAAGAGCCTCGCTTAAGAGAGCAAGATTTTG GGAATTTTCAGGACAGGGAGAAGATGAGAGTGGAGAAAGCTATCCGCATGCGCTATGGTCGATTCTTTTACCGGTTTCCTAATGGAGAATCTGCAGCTGATGTTTATGACAGGATCACAG GATTCAGAGAAACACTGAAATCAGATATCGATGTCGGACGGTTTCAGCCTCCGGGGCAGAGAAACCAAAACATCAACTTGGTGATAGTTTCACATGGCCTAACTCTAAGGGTGTTTCTGATGAGATGGTACAAATGGACAGTGGAGCACTTTGAGAGACTGAACAACTTTAGTAATGGAAGCATGGTGGTTATGGAAAGAGGCTATGGTGGAAG TTTGTCCATGCACCACACAGAAGAAGAGCTAAGAGAGTTTGGATTGTCAGATGAAATGCTAACTGATCAGGAATG GCAAAAATATGCAAAACCTGGGGAGCTGAACTATGATTGTCCAACGATAAATTCCTTCTTCACCCACTTcggtgaagatgatgatggtgcaGCCAAGGACCA ACGGCTAGACCATcccaaaaagagaagaagagcaaTCTACGATGAGTGA
- the LOC126794964 gene encoding phosphoglycerate mutase-like protein AT74H isoform X4 yields the protein MAMNHPCFSASLFSFPKNATLSTPIQFSQQRINGCNIIQACAIPRDTIEHSGNGYSSFPQKHYSNRETAGTSTSTNKAPPPRPRRIILVRHGQSEGNVDEGVYTRVSDPKIGLTEKGVADAETCGRKIREMLEEDQVHNWKVYFYVSPYKRTVDTLKGLGKAFERSRIAGMREEPRLREQDFGNFQDREKMRVEKAIRMRYGRFFYRFPNGESAADVYDRITGFRETLKSDIDVGRFQPPGQRNQNINLVIVSHGLTLRVFLMRWYKWTVEHFERLNNFSNGSMVVMERGYGGRYSLSMHHTEEELREFGLSDEMLTDQEWQKYAKPGELNYDCPTINSFFTHFGEDDDGAAKDQ from the exons ATGGCAATGAATCATCCATGCTTTTCTGCGTCCTTGTTTTCCTTCCCCAAAAATGCAACTCTTTCTACGCCTATCCAATTTTCTCAACAAAGGATTAATGGCTGCAATATAATCCAAGCCTGTGCAATCCCTAGGGATACCATTGAACATTCTGGTAATGGCTATTCTAGTTTTCCTCAAAAGCATTACTCCAATAGAGAGACAGCAGGTACTAGTACTAGTACCAACAAAGCTCCACCTCCAAGGCCCCGCCGGATAATCTTGGTTCGGCATGGACAGAGTGAAGGAAATGTGGATGAAGGTGTTTATACAAGAGTTTCTGATCCAAAGATTGGATTGACAGAGAAAGGTGTGGCTGATGCTGAGACATGTGGGAGGAAGATAAGGGAGATGCTTGAGGAAGACCAAGTGCATAATTGGAAGGTTTATTTTTATGTGTCTCCTTATAAAAGAACAGTTGACACACTCAAGGGTTTAGGGAAAGCATTTGAGCGATCAAGAATTGCTGGGATGAGAGAAGAGCCTCGCTTAAGAGAGCAAGATTTTG GGAATTTTCAGGACAGGGAGAAGATGAGAGTGGAGAAAGCTATCCGCATGCGCTATGGTCGATTCTTTTACCGGTTTCCTAATGGAGAATCTGCAGCTGATGTTTATGACAGGATCACAG GATTCAGAGAAACACTGAAATCAGATATCGATGTCGGACGGTTTCAGCCTCCGGGGCAGAGAAACCAAAACATCAACTTGGTGATAGTTTCACATGGCCTAACTCTAAGGGTGTTTCTGATGAGATGGTACAAATGGACAGTGGAGCACTTTGAGAGACTGAACAACTTTAGTAATGGAAGCATGGTGGTTATGGAAAGAGGCTATGGTGGAAG GTACAGTTTGTCCATGCACCACACAGAAGAAGAGCTAAGAGAGTTTGGATTGTCAGATGAAATGCTAACTGATCAGGAATG GCAAAAATATGCAAAACCTGGGGAGCTGAACTATGATTGTCCAACGATAAATTCCTTCTTCACCCACTTcggtgaagatgatgatggtgcaGCCAAGGACCAGTAA
- the LOC126794964 gene encoding phosphoglycerate mutase-like protein AT74H isoform X1: MAMNHPCFSASLFSFPKNATLSTPIQFSQQRINGCNIIQACAIPRDTIEHSGNGYSSFPQKHYSNRETAGTSTSTNKAPPPRPRRIILVRHGQSEGNVDEGVYTRVSDPKIGLTEKGVADAETCGRKIREMLEEDQVHNWKVYFYVSPYKRTVDTLKGLGKAFERSRIAGMREEPRLREQDFGNFQDREKMRVEKAIRMRYGRFFYRFPNGESAADVYDRITGFRETLKSDIDVGRFQPPGQRNQNINLVIVSHGLTLRVFLMRWYKWTVEHFERLNNFSNGSMVVMERGYGGRYSLSMHHTEEELREFGLSDEMLTDQEWQKYAKPGELNYDCPTINSFFTHFGEDDDGAAKDQRLDHPKKRRRAIYDE, translated from the exons ATGGCAATGAATCATCCATGCTTTTCTGCGTCCTTGTTTTCCTTCCCCAAAAATGCAACTCTTTCTACGCCTATCCAATTTTCTCAACAAAGGATTAATGGCTGCAATATAATCCAAGCCTGTGCAATCCCTAGGGATACCATTGAACATTCTGGTAATGGCTATTCTAGTTTTCCTCAAAAGCATTACTCCAATAGAGAGACAGCAGGTACTAGTACTAGTACCAACAAAGCTCCACCTCCAAGGCCCCGCCGGATAATCTTGGTTCGGCATGGACAGAGTGAAGGAAATGTGGATGAAGGTGTTTATACAAGAGTTTCTGATCCAAAGATTGGATTGACAGAGAAAGGTGTGGCTGATGCTGAGACATGTGGGAGGAAGATAAGGGAGATGCTTGAGGAAGACCAAGTGCATAATTGGAAGGTTTATTTTTATGTGTCTCCTTATAAAAGAACAGTTGACACACTCAAGGGTTTAGGGAAAGCATTTGAGCGATCAAGAATTGCTGGGATGAGAGAAGAGCCTCGCTTAAGAGAGCAAGATTTTG GGAATTTTCAGGACAGGGAGAAGATGAGAGTGGAGAAAGCTATCCGCATGCGCTATGGTCGATTCTTTTACCGGTTTCCTAATGGAGAATCTGCAGCTGATGTTTATGACAGGATCACAG GATTCAGAGAAACACTGAAATCAGATATCGATGTCGGACGGTTTCAGCCTCCGGGGCAGAGAAACCAAAACATCAACTTGGTGATAGTTTCACATGGCCTAACTCTAAGGGTGTTTCTGATGAGATGGTACAAATGGACAGTGGAGCACTTTGAGAGACTGAACAACTTTAGTAATGGAAGCATGGTGGTTATGGAAAGAGGCTATGGTGGAAG GTACAGTTTGTCCATGCACCACACAGAAGAAGAGCTAAGAGAGTTTGGATTGTCAGATGAAATGCTAACTGATCAGGAATG GCAAAAATATGCAAAACCTGGGGAGCTGAACTATGATTGTCCAACGATAAATTCCTTCTTCACCCACTTcggtgaagatgatgatggtgcaGCCAAGGACCA ACGGCTAGACCATcccaaaaagagaagaagagcaaTCTACGATGAGTGA
- the LOC126794964 gene encoding phosphoglycerate mutase-like protein AT74H isoform X2 → MAMNHPCFSASLFSFPKNATLSTPIQFSQQRINGCNIIQACAIPRDTIEHSGNGYSSFPQKHYSNRETAGTSTSTNKAPPPRPRRIILVRHGQSEGNVDEGVYTRVSDPKIGLTEKGVADAETCGRKIREMLEEDQVHNWKVYFYVSPYKRTVDTLKGLGKAFERSRIAGMREEPRLREQDFGNFQDREKMRVEKAIRMRYGRFFYRFPNGESAADVYDRITGFRETLKSDIDVGRFQPPGQRNQNINLVIVSHGLTLRVFLMRWYKWTVEHFERLNNFSNGSMVVMERGYGGRYSLSMHHTEEELREFGLSDEMLTDQEWQKYAKPGELNYDCPTINSFFTHFGEDDDGAAKDQISALLVARLACLC, encoded by the exons ATGGCAATGAATCATCCATGCTTTTCTGCGTCCTTGTTTTCCTTCCCCAAAAATGCAACTCTTTCTACGCCTATCCAATTTTCTCAACAAAGGATTAATGGCTGCAATATAATCCAAGCCTGTGCAATCCCTAGGGATACCATTGAACATTCTGGTAATGGCTATTCTAGTTTTCCTCAAAAGCATTACTCCAATAGAGAGACAGCAGGTACTAGTACTAGTACCAACAAAGCTCCACCTCCAAGGCCCCGCCGGATAATCTTGGTTCGGCATGGACAGAGTGAAGGAAATGTGGATGAAGGTGTTTATACAAGAGTTTCTGATCCAAAGATTGGATTGACAGAGAAAGGTGTGGCTGATGCTGAGACATGTGGGAGGAAGATAAGGGAGATGCTTGAGGAAGACCAAGTGCATAATTGGAAGGTTTATTTTTATGTGTCTCCTTATAAAAGAACAGTTGACACACTCAAGGGTTTAGGGAAAGCATTTGAGCGATCAAGAATTGCTGGGATGAGAGAAGAGCCTCGCTTAAGAGAGCAAGATTTTG GGAATTTTCAGGACAGGGAGAAGATGAGAGTGGAGAAAGCTATCCGCATGCGCTATGGTCGATTCTTTTACCGGTTTCCTAATGGAGAATCTGCAGCTGATGTTTATGACAGGATCACAG GATTCAGAGAAACACTGAAATCAGATATCGATGTCGGACGGTTTCAGCCTCCGGGGCAGAGAAACCAAAACATCAACTTGGTGATAGTTTCACATGGCCTAACTCTAAGGGTGTTTCTGATGAGATGGTACAAATGGACAGTGGAGCACTTTGAGAGACTGAACAACTTTAGTAATGGAAGCATGGTGGTTATGGAAAGAGGCTATGGTGGAAG GTACAGTTTGTCCATGCACCACACAGAAGAAGAGCTAAGAGAGTTTGGATTGTCAGATGAAATGCTAACTGATCAGGAATG GCAAAAATATGCAAAACCTGGGGAGCTGAACTATGATTGTCCAACGATAAATTCCTTCTTCACCCACTTcggtgaagatgatgatggtgcaGCCAAGGACCA GATTTCTGCTTTGCTTGTGGCAAGGTTAGCTTGCCTGTGCTGA
- the LOC126793906 gene encoding BTB/POZ domain-containing protein At1g63850 → MATATSTTTTTATSTTTSLSSLKAHTHQPPPKPRRCNPTRKFDPPTIISSENSWCCPASKPIPSQTHSRRGGLPIDPNPAQSYPSSNNTTTFSSSASSPSSSFRIRFSPGSLSPVMDFTPSPTNGGQNDSFNSSFTRFNSMLTAGLLNPMSPPPPPPRSSPTLFEMMASEPEMAHPKPAQIHHNGVAAPPPPPRTHVAGLVPDKKALMMQRVSDLLSCRSPGNQFNDPTNSDIKLTLSAKDGFSVQMSLHRPILVAHSRFFAVKLSDRWVKQQRTTPSSSPPYNVEIAECDDVEVYIEALRLMYCKDLRKRLMKEDVPKVLGILKVSAAVGFDAGVLSCLEYLEAAPWAEDEEEKVASLLSELRLEGVGAGEVLKRVSLEVANGNEEGNDNEEVLVKLLHVVLEGKDEKARREMKGLVTKMLRENSSHNELRKESLYSACDGCLQLLCHHFSRAAESDLKDVGQIARQADNLHWILDILIDRQMAEDFLKTWASQTELSESHSKVAAVHRYEVSRVTARLFVGIGKGQLLASKDVRFLLLRTWLVPFYDDFGWMRRASRGLDRHLIEDGLSNTILTLPLAWQQEILLAWFNRFLNSGEDCPNIQRGFEVWWRRSFWGRNGEQERPPPLRITAATVEK, encoded by the exons ATGGCAACAGCCACatctactactactactactgcTACTTCTACTACTACTTCTCTGAGTTCTCTCAAAGCTCACACCCATCAACCACCCCCCAAGCCCAGACGCTGCAACCCGACCCGGAAGTTCGACCCGCCGACGATTATCTCCTCCGAGAACTCCTGGTGCTGCCCTGCCTCCAAACCCATCCCCTCCCAGACACATTCCCGCCGCGGCGGACTACCCATTGACCCTAACCCGGCTCAGAGCTACCCGTCTTCGAATAACACTAccactttttcttcttctgcttcttcgCCGTCGTCGTCGTTCAGGATCCGATTCTCGCCGGGGAGCTTATCCCCAGTGATGGACTTCACTCCTTCTCCGACCAACGGCGGCCAGAACGACTCGTTCAACTCGAGCTTCACTCGTTTCAACAGCATGCTCACAGCGGGCCTGCTCAACCCAATGTCGccgccaccgccgccgccgcgGTCCAGCCCCACCCTCTTCGAAATGATGGCCAGCGAGCCCGAAATGGCCCACCCCAAACCCGCCCAGATCCACCACAACGGCGTCGccgcgccgccgccgccgccgaggACCCACGTGGCGGGTCTGGTCCCGGACAAGAAGGCCCTGATGATGCAGCGGGTTTCGGACCTCTTGAGTTGTCGGAGCCCCGGGAACCAGTTCAATGACCCGACCAATAGTGACATCAAGCTGACGTTGAGCGCTAAAGACGGGTTCAGTGTGCAGATGAGTCTGCACCGTCCGATTCTCGTCGCGCACAGCAGGTTCTTCGCCGTGAAGCTCTCGGACAGGTGGGTCAAGCAGCAGAGGACGACGCCGTCTTCGTCGCCTCCGTATAATGTGGAGATTGCTGAGTGTGATGACGTGGAGGTTTACATTGAGGCTCTGAGGTTGATGTATTGTAAGGATCTGAGGAAGAGACTAATGAAGGAGGATGTTCCTAAAGTGCTTGGGATTTTAAAG GTTTCTGCGGCAGTTGGGTTTGATGCTGGTGTTTTATCTTGTTTGGAATACTTGGAGGCGGCGCCGTGGGCGGAGGATGAAGAGGAGAAGGTGGCATCATTGTTGTCGGAGCTCCGGCTTGAAGGTGTTGGAGCTGGGGAAGTGTTGAAGAGGGTGTCGTTGGAAGTGGCTAATGGGAATGAGGAGGGGAATGACAATGAAGAAGTTTTAGTAAAGCTTCTGCATGTGGTTCTTGAAGGAAAGGATGAAAAGGCGAGGCGTGAGATGAAAGGATTGGTGACTAAGATGCTTCGTGAGAATTCATCTCATAATGAACTAAGGAAAGAGTCATTGTACTCGGCTTGTGATGGGTGTTTGCAATTGCTCTGCCACCATTTTTCTCGGGCAGCAGAGTCGGACTTGAAAGATGTGGGACAAATTGCAAGGCAAGCGGATAATTTGCATTGGATTTTGGATATTCTGATTGACAGACAAATGGCTGAGGATTTCTTGAAAACATGGGCATCGCAAACTGAGTTGTCTGAATCACATTCTAAAGTGGCTGCAGTTCATAGATACGAGGTTAGTAGAGTTACAGCTAGACTCTTTGTTGGTATTGGAAAGGGGCAGCTGTTGGCTTCCAAGGATGTGAGGTTCTTGCTTTTGCGTACATGGTTGGTGCCATTTTATGATGATTTTGGATGGATGAGGAGGGCATCAAGAGGCCTTGATAGGCACTTGATTGAGGATGGTCTAAGCAACACAATTCTTACCCTGCCTTTAGCGTGGCAACAAGAAATTTTGCTCGCTTGGTTTAACCGGTTCTTAAACTCTGGCGAAGATTGCCCAAATATACAGAGAGGATTTGAAGTTTGGTGGAGGCGATCCTTTTGGGGGCGGAATGGGGAGCAGGAAAGACCACCACCATTACGAATCACAGCTGCAACCGTTGAGAAGTAA